In the Helicobacter typhlonius genome, one interval contains:
- the bioD gene encoding ATP-dependent dethiobiotin synthetase BioD — MQIYVLGVHTDTGKTHFSAAFCKAFSYDYFKLIQAGVPTDSDFVKTLSPTTHIFESGIFLQTPASPHLGKKIEHLHYKAFDIALPQSKNLLIETAGGLFTPIDETYTMVDYVQRFKHPCFLVAKYYLGVINHILLSLEALKQRQIPILALLLMGEEDISIDEFITSYTGARIFHLPFFTPQDFEAKTQLLKTQMQELMQNLSFL, encoded by the coding sequence ATGCAAATTTATGTGCTTGGTGTGCATACGGATACAGGTAAGACGCATTTTAGCGCAGCATTTTGTAAGGCTTTTTCTTATGATTATTTTAAGCTCATTCAGGCAGGGGTGCCAACTGATAGTGATTTTGTGAAGACATTAAGTCCTACAACACATATATTTGAATCTGGTATATTTTTACAGACCCCCGCCTCTCCTCATCTTGGAAAAAAAATAGAACATTTGCATTACAAAGCTTTTGATATTGCTTTGCCTCAAAGCAAAAACCTTCTTATAGAAACTGCGGGTGGGCTTTTTACACCTATTGATGAAACTTACACGATGGTTGATTATGTGCAAAGATTCAAACACCCTTGCTTCTTGGTGGCAAAGTATTATCTTGGTGTGATTAATCATATCTTGCTTTCACTTGAAGCTTTAAAGCAAAGGCAGATTCCAATCCTTGCCTTGCTTTTAATGGGTGAAGAAGATATTTCAATCGATGAATTCATCACTTCATATACAGGAGCGAGAATATTCCATTTACCTTTTTTTACACCTCAAGACTTTGAAGCAAAAACTCAACTCCTCAAAACTCAAATGCAGGAATTGATGCAAAATCTATCTTTTTTATAA